From Megalobrama amblycephala isolate DHTTF-2021 linkage group LG24, ASM1881202v1, whole genome shotgun sequence, the proteins below share one genomic window:
- the LOC125259935 gene encoding H-2 class II histocompatibility antigen, E-S beta chain-like, which translates to MSLLKLLNFHHILMLSVFTGAANGYYCYQSSQCIYSSPDLSDMVYIEGFYFNKYLFVKFNSTVGKFVGFTEFGMRNAEIWNNDTNYLQMTRAQVDRFCRHNAELMEVAIYNKTVQPKVKLSSVMPGDSKHPALVMCSVYDFYPQPIKVSWLKDGVVVTSDVTSTKELPNGDWYYQIHSELAYTPKSGEKISCVVEHTSFTKPMIYDWNPPAPEFEWNIQLLFTIESVALLLGIIIAAAGFIYFKIKSTEKILVPH; encoded by the exons ATGTCTCTGTTAAAGCTCTTGAATTTTCATCACATTCTAATGCTGTCTGTATTCACTGGAGCAG CTAATGGATATTATTGCTACCAGTCGTCACAGTGCATCTACAGCTCCCCTGATCTCAGTGACATGGTGTACATTGAAGGCTTTTACTTCAATAAATATCTATTCGTGAAGTTCAACAGCACTGTGGGGAAGTTTGTGGGGTTTACAGAGTTTGGAATGAGAAATGCAGAGATCTGGAACAATGATACAAACTACTTACAGATGACCAGAGCTCAAGTTGATAGATTCTGCAGACATAATGCTGAACTTATGGAAGTAGCTATCTATAATAAAACAG TGCAGCCGAAGGTGAAGCTCAGTTCAGTGATGCCAGGCGACAGCAAACATCCAGCTCTGGTCATGTGCAGCGTGTACGACTTCTACCCTCAACCAATCAAAGTGTCCTGGTTGAAGGATGGTGTAGTGGTGACTTCTGATGTGACCTCCACTAAGGAGCTGCCTAATGGAGACTGGTACTATCAGATTCACTCTGAGCTGGCATACACTCCCAAatctggagagaagatctcCTGTGTGGTGGAGCACACCAGCTTCACCAAACCCATGATCTATGACTGGA ACCCTCCGGCCCCTGAGTTTGAGTGGAATATTCAACTATTATTCACTATTGAATCTGTTGCATTGCTGCTGGGAATCATCATAGCAGCTGCTGGATTCATTTACTTCAAGATCAAATCAACAG AGAAGATCCTGGTACCACATTAA